In one window of Thermus aquaticus DNA:
- a CDS encoding c-type cytochrome: MKRLLPLLGFLGLLALAQSPGAKLYSAHCQSCHQANGQGIPGVFPPLTHLDKVVQAKGGREYLVRVVLYGLQGPLTVEGKTYNGVMPPFRQLKDQEVADVLNYVLTTFAKSKAKPITAAEVKAARAKALSPQDVLKSRPPVK, encoded by the coding sequence ATGAAGCGCCTTCTGCCCCTTTTGGGTTTCCTGGGACTCTTGGCCCTGGCCCAAAGTCCTGGGGCCAAACTCTACTCCGCCCATTGCCAAAGCTGCCACCAGGCGAACGGCCAAGGCATCCCTGGCGTTTTCCCACCCCTTACCCACCTGGACAAGGTGGTCCAGGCCAAGGGGGGGCGGGAGTACCTGGTCCGGGTGGTCCTTTACGGCCTGCAGGGCCCCCTGACCGTGGAGGGCAAGACCTATAACGGCGTGATGCCCCCCTTCCGCCAGCTCAAGGACCAGGAAGTGGCCGACGTCCTCAACTACGTCCTCACCACCTTCGCCAAGTCTAAGGCCAAGCCCATCACCGCCGCCGAGGTCAAGGCGGCCAGGGCCAAGGCCCTCTCCCCACAGGACGTGCTCAAGTCCCGTCCCCCGGTCAAGTAG
- the pyk gene encoding pyruvate kinase has translation MGPFKRTKIVATLGPATDSLEAIRALAEAGADVFRMNFSHGAPEDHKRRAAWVRQVSEELGRTLALLQDLQGPKIRIGRFKEGRVELKPGQPFVLTRVPLEGDETRVSLTYRGLPDDVVPGQVLLLDDGRIRLRVERVVGDEIHTVVEVGGVLSDNKGINVPGADLSIPALSEKDIQDLALGAEIGVDWVAVSFVRTRDDLLLARHYLARYGSRARLMAKIEKPSAVERFEEILEEADGIMVARGDLGVEMPLEEVPIVQKRIILRCIAAGKPVITATQMLESMVQNPRPTRAEASDVANAIFDGTDAVMLSAETAAGKYPVEAVAMMARIARTVEASPEFIQKLNVLRPAPTPTTQDAIAQAADDIVEAVGARAIVVFTATGGSARRIARTRPQVPILALTPNPEVRNQLALVWGVIPHLAPDPRDTDDMVRLALEAVKALGLAQVGERVVIAAGVPFGVRGTTNLIRVERVA, from the coding sequence ATGGGGCCTTTTAAGCGCACCAAGATCGTGGCCACCCTGGGCCCGGCCACGGACTCCCTAGAGGCCATCCGCGCCCTGGCCGAGGCGGGGGCGGACGTCTTCCGGATGAACTTCAGCCACGGGGCTCCCGAGGACCACAAGCGGCGGGCAGCCTGGGTGCGGCAGGTCTCCGAGGAGCTAGGCCGGACCCTGGCCCTCCTTCAGGACCTCCAGGGGCCCAAGATCCGCATCGGCCGCTTCAAGGAGGGCCGGGTGGAGCTAAAGCCCGGCCAGCCCTTCGTCCTCACCCGCGTTCCCCTCGAGGGGGACGAGACCCGGGTTTCCCTTACCTACCGGGGCCTGCCCGATGACGTGGTGCCAGGCCAGGTCCTCCTCCTGGACGACGGGCGGATCCGCCTCCGGGTGGAGCGGGTGGTGGGGGACGAGATCCACACCGTGGTGGAGGTGGGGGGGGTCCTTTCCGACAACAAGGGCATCAACGTCCCCGGGGCCGACCTCTCCATCCCCGCCCTCTCGGAGAAGGACATCCAGGACCTGGCCCTGGGGGCGGAGATCGGCGTGGACTGGGTGGCCGTCTCCTTCGTGCGCACCCGGGACGACCTTCTTCTCGCCCGCCACTACCTGGCCCGCTACGGCTCCCGCGCCCGCCTCATGGCCAAGATTGAGAAGCCCTCGGCGGTGGAGCGGTTTGAGGAGATCCTGGAGGAGGCGGACGGCATCATGGTGGCCCGGGGGGACCTGGGGGTGGAGATGCCCCTGGAGGAGGTCCCCATCGTGCAAAAGCGCATCATCCTCCGGTGCATCGCCGCCGGAAAGCCCGTGATCACCGCCACCCAGATGCTGGAGTCCATGGTGCAAAACCCAAGACCCACCCGGGCCGAGGCCTCCGACGTGGCCAACGCCATCTTTGACGGCACCGACGCCGTGATGCTCTCCGCCGAGACCGCCGCCGGCAAGTACCCGGTGGAGGCGGTGGCCATGATGGCCCGGATAGCCAGGACGGTGGAGGCCTCCCCGGAGTTTATCCAGAAGCTCAACGTCCTGAGGCCCGCCCCCACGCCCACCACCCAGGACGCCATCGCCCAGGCCGCCGACGACATTGTGGAGGCGGTGGGGGCCAGGGCCATCGTGGTCTTCACCGCCACCGGGGGCTCCGCCCGGCGCATCGCCCGCACCAGGCCCCAGGTGCCCATCCTGGCCCTGACCCCAAACCCCGAGGTCCGCAACCAGCTGGCCTTGGTCTGGGGCGTGATTCCCCACCTGGCCCCCGACCCCCGGGACACCGACGACATGGTGCGCCTGGCCCTCGAGGCCGTGAAGGCCCTGGGCCTGGCCCAGGTGGGGGAGCGGGTGGTCATCGCCGCCGGGGTGCCCTTCGGCGTGCGGGGCACCACCAACCTCATCCGGGTGGAGCGGGTGGCCTAA
- the dnaN gene encoding DNA polymerase III subunit beta, translating into MRVTLPKNLLAERIALLERVIPSRSSNPLLTYLGLAAEKDALVLFGSNGEVDLEVRLPAQLEGEGRYLIPSQPFFQLVRSLPGETVELSLGSELALASGRFTTRLALAPMEGYPELLFPDLEGGEEAFTQRAQFLAEELQRALSQVRYAASNEEYRAIFRGVQLEFSDRGFRAVASDGYRLALFDLERPQPFTKKAVVPARSVDELVRVLRSAEGEVVLALGPGTLGLAVRQEEGALRMAVRLMEGEFPDYERVIPKEFPLKAALDVEPFREALKRVSVLADKQNHRVDLFLEEGRVLLSAEGDYGKGQEEIFVSLEGAPMSLAYNARYLLEALAPLSGRAELGFSGPTSPTLVRPLEEGGYQAVVVPLRV; encoded by the coding sequence ATGCGCGTAACCCTTCCCAAAAACCTGTTGGCCGAGAGGATCGCCCTCCTGGAACGGGTCATCCCCTCTAGAAGCTCCAACCCCCTTCTTACCTACCTGGGCCTGGCGGCCGAAAAGGACGCCCTGGTCCTTTTCGGCAGCAACGGCGAGGTGGACCTGGAGGTGCGCCTTCCCGCCCAGCTGGAGGGCGAAGGGCGGTACCTGATCCCCTCTCAGCCCTTCTTCCAGCTGGTGCGAAGCCTTCCCGGCGAGACGGTGGAGCTCAGCCTGGGAAGCGAGCTGGCCCTGGCCTCGGGGCGCTTCACCACCCGGCTGGCCCTGGCCCCCATGGAGGGCTACCCCGAGCTCCTCTTCCCCGACCTAGAGGGTGGGGAGGAGGCCTTCACCCAGCGGGCCCAGTTCCTGGCGGAGGAGCTTCAGCGGGCCCTTTCCCAGGTGCGCTACGCCGCTAGCAACGAGGAGTACCGGGCCATCTTCCGGGGGGTGCAGCTGGAGTTCTCCGACCGGGGCTTCCGGGCCGTGGCCTCGGATGGCTACCGCCTGGCCCTCTTTGACCTGGAGAGGCCCCAGCCCTTCACCAAGAAGGCCGTGGTCCCGGCCAGGAGCGTGGACGAGCTGGTGCGGGTCCTGAGGAGCGCCGAGGGCGAGGTGGTCCTGGCCCTGGGGCCCGGCACCCTGGGCCTGGCGGTGCGGCAGGAGGAGGGGGCCTTGCGCATGGCAGTGCGGCTCATGGAGGGGGAGTTTCCCGACTACGAGCGGGTGATCCCCAAGGAGTTCCCCCTCAAAGCGGCCTTGGACGTGGAACCCTTCCGGGAGGCCCTGAAGCGGGTCTCGGTCCTGGCCGACAAGCAGAACCATCGGGTGGACCTCTTCCTGGAGGAGGGGCGGGTCCTCCTTTCCGCCGAGGGGGACTACGGCAAGGGGCAGGAGGAGATTTTCGTTTCCCTGGAGGGGGCTCCTATGAGCCTGGCCTACAACGCCCGCTACCTCCTCGAGGCCCTGGCCCCCCTTTCGGGCCGGGCGGAGCTGGGCTTCTCGGGGCCCACCAGCCCCACCCTGGTGCGCCCCCTGGAGGAGGGGGGCTACCAGGCGGTGGTGGTGCCCCTCCGGGTGTAA
- the eno gene encoding phosphopyruvate hydratase, translating to MTTIVSVRAREVLDSRGFPTVEAEVELEGGVRGRAMVPSGASTGTHEALELRDGGRRYLGKGVRRAVENILERIAPELIGRDALDQEGVDRAMLELDGTPNKANLGANAILAVSLATARAAAEALGLPLYRYLGGVQGVVLPVPLMNVINGGKHADNRVDFQEFMLVPAGAESFREALRIGAEVFHHLKGVLKERGYSTNVGDEGGFAPDLKSNEEAVELLLMAIERAGYTPGQEVSLALDPAMSELYRDGRYHLEGEGKVLTSEEMVAFWEAWVEKYPIRSLEDGLAEDDWEGWRLLTERLGGKVQLVGDDLFVTNPERLKRGIEAGVANAILVKVNQIGTLSETLEAIRLAQRAGYRAVISHRSGETEDSFIADLAVAVNAGQIKTGSLSRSDRLAKYNQLLRIEEELGPAARFLGYGAF from the coding sequence ATGACCACGATTGTGAGCGTGAGGGCGCGGGAAGTCCTGGACTCCCGGGGCTTTCCCACGGTAGAGGCCGAGGTGGAGCTGGAAGGGGGGGTGAGGGGCCGGGCCATGGTTCCCTCCGGGGCCTCCACCGGCACCCACGAGGCCCTGGAGCTTAGGGACGGAGGCCGGCGCTATCTGGGCAAGGGCGTGCGCCGGGCGGTAGAGAACATCCTGGAGCGCATCGCTCCCGAGCTCATCGGCCGGGATGCCCTGGACCAGGAGGGGGTGGACCGCGCCATGCTGGAGCTGGACGGCACCCCCAACAAGGCCAATCTGGGGGCCAACGCCATCCTGGCCGTTTCCCTGGCCACGGCCCGGGCGGCGGCCGAGGCCTTGGGGCTTCCCCTTTACCGCTACCTAGGGGGCGTGCAGGGGGTGGTCCTCCCGGTGCCCCTCATGAACGTCATCAACGGGGGCAAGCACGCCGACAACCGGGTGGACTTCCAGGAGTTCATGCTGGTGCCGGCCGGGGCGGAAAGCTTCCGGGAGGCCCTGAGGATCGGGGCCGAGGTCTTCCACCACCTCAAGGGGGTTCTGAAGGAGAGGGGCTACAGCACCAACGTGGGCGATGAGGGCGGTTTCGCCCCGGACCTCAAGAGCAACGAGGAGGCGGTGGAGCTCCTCCTCATGGCCATTGAGCGGGCGGGCTACACCCCGGGCCAGGAGGTCTCCCTGGCCCTGGACCCCGCCATGAGCGAGCTCTACCGGGACGGCAGGTACCACCTGGAGGGGGAGGGGAAGGTCCTGACCTCCGAGGAGATGGTGGCCTTCTGGGAGGCCTGGGTGGAGAAGTACCCCATCCGCTCCCTCGAGGACGGGCTGGCCGAGGACGACTGGGAGGGCTGGCGCCTCCTCACCGAGCGTCTTGGGGGCAAGGTGCAGCTGGTGGGGGACGACCTCTTCGTCACCAACCCCGAGAGGCTCAAGCGGGGGATTGAGGCCGGGGTGGCCAACGCCATCCTGGTGAAGGTGAACCAGATCGGCACCCTCTCCGAGACCCTCGAGGCCATCCGCCTGGCCCAGCGGGCCGGCTACCGGGCGGTCATCAGCCACCGCTCGGGGGAGACGGAAGACAGCTTCATCGCCGATCTGGCGGTGGCGGTCAACGCCGGCCAGATCAAGACGGGCTCGCTTTCCCGCTCCGACCGTCTGGCCAAGTACAACCAGCTTCTGCGCATAGAGGAGGAGCTGGGACCGGCGGCCCGCTTCCTGGGTTATGGGGCCTTTTAA